ATAGGAAATCCATTAGTTTTGGATCGTTAAAACATTGcgaaaagagagagagagagagagagagagagagaaagagagctGTCATTCCACTTTCAGAaccatcaatgaattttgttttatagcTAGTCGCGCGCGCTTCTCATTTACCCCATACTCAGCAGCACccacacaaatacacacaaagagagagagagagagagagaatccATGGTACATagaattaaatcaaatcaaatgtttgtaAGTTGATCGAGAGTTGAGATGCTTGCTTTTTTCAtaagtatgatgatgatgataagtgTAATGACCGAATATTCCGATgagttggttttttttcctcaacATACCACCACTATATATGCGCCATCAGTTGCCATTTCATGACACGAGTATTTGTCCACGAAACATTAAAATAGTGATaaaagattctttttttgattttctctctttttgattctttaCGGCCACATCTAAATGGgagaaacaagaaaaataaaaccaaaaaaaaaaaaaaaaaaaaaaacaaccaccaATGAGAATGTGGAATATATTTTGGATTCatccaatcaaaaaaaaaaaaaaaaaaaataataatgtctaTGTAACCATTACATCACCCATCtacatcattgtttgttgtccgtttgtttttgttttgttgcttGTCATCactatgatgaaaatgaaaatagcaatgatagaaaaaaacaactggAACGATTTGActtgtcattgtttttttatgattgtaAACTGACAATAATTCTTCTTAGTCGTAAGGATGTTTTGTGTATGTTTAATAACAAACATATAGCACGCGTTTACTGACTAGATTCAattaaagaaattgaaattgtcgatctcttttttctggttgcgattttcttttcatttcatttagtttcatttgtttcatctgGAGAAATTTacgatggtttttttttgttcagttCTCCTTTCCCTGTATTTCTTTTGATCGTTTCATatatttaattcatttgaatcttCTTTGATGATTCATACATATTCACcagtttattttattatcatcacaaatgATGTGATGTGCAAGTGgctagaaaattttttttttattattattacaattgtCATTTCCCATTCTGATtttcaatgacaattttgCCCTATAGCAGTTTACTGTTTTTCATCACCGtttttatgatcatgatataCGGTTTTGGATGTTTTCTCGAATAAAATATCGTTTGTTTCATATCATTTCAGAAGTAACgattacaatttttattatcctGTTTTGGCTGTTGTTCCACGATTAATCCAGTCATTGACGATAATTTCACATGAAATTTGTCACATGTTttacattgataataatcaaccgTTTGCATAGAcaattttcgaatttttttttatatagcCATccgaatgatgaatcattcgGAATTTCTCTCACTCTGTGTTCCTTATTGAATGTTAATCAATCTATGAAGTTGATTTAGCGTGATAATgtcgaatgaaaatgtagATTCTGatgtttgaaattatttcattgactttattgttctttttcttcatcaattctttgaaatgagattctgattttttttttaacatttgCTTTGTGgtatgaagatgatgatgatgatgttatttcATTGTGCAtccatcattcaatattctGGAACAAAAATAGCAATCAAGTAAAaacgacaataacaatgattcaCGATGGAACGATACGCTCAATCAagcttgtcatcatcatgtcgttttcgttgttatcatcaatgtcaaTTCTTTAGATGAagataatgaaattataacgagagagaaaaagagagagagatgtgCAATCACAATTTTACGATTTACGATTGAAACGAACAAATTTAACCAAACGATTCGGAATAATGATATGAGCCCCAAGTAATATTAtatagagagaaagagaatgaTAGAAATTTTATGAAGGAGGATTCAGTCgattattcattgtttgtgtatatgttGATGCGTATTTCAATCTCCTTctctttattcattcaactaAAGCGAATCAAGCCATTGTCGTGTATTTATGGTTAGCatagaattgaataaattgataatataatcaaattaacttttttttcctactcGATTCGATTGCATTGTATTGCTACTTTTATGTTTGTGAATGTatgtgattgaatttgatggatgtttaaaaaatcattttcaaaatcattattgataatatatatatagattctacaatcgatttttcttGTCTAGAACCACCATTTTAActtggataataatgatgacattaaaattaaatttaaattcaacaaagaaatttaacagaaaaatcaagtcattttttgttctctttattctctctttctcCCTCGCCCGAGTCGAAATTAAAGATCCATCTCAAATTTCTTAcaaagaaataaataatcatcattctttttatttaacGTTTCTTAGCCaactaaatgatgaatgaaacaaatcatgaatgaatcggAATCAAAATCgggaacaaaaacaaatcctTTCCATTTATAgatcatttattttggaaCACAATTTTTACAAACACATGAGTTAGATTATATATCAACTTGAATGTGTATGAAAAGATTATatacgaaacaaaaatttcgaacaaaaaataaataaacaaacaaacgaaatgtttgtgatgatgatgatgatgatgatgatgaaatgtgtTTGTCTATGtatgtttgttcattcattcaattcttcatGTGCACGaatttgatggaaaaattttcattctaccatcatcatcatcatcatcatcatcatccaaatacAAAAGCAAACAAAACTCAGTAGCGGTGATGAGAGatgatggtgtgtgtgtgtgtgtgtgtgtggatcaAATAAAAAGGAAAGCAAAAATCCATGTATCAAATTTCAACctatctttcttttttttttcttttctttcacaAAAGCTTTTTGTGTAATTTCAAGGAACAACACTCATGCAGATAAatcctaatcatcatcaatgtgtgtgtgtgtaaaaattttttgtccaaAGTGGACCAAATGTTTTCATGTTGTCCACAAAAACATATTTAcatggatgaaaataataacttGTACCCTTGAGACCACCAATACCACTagtaacgacaacaaaactaaaaatcacagaattcatttgttttctattatttttagttttttttttagaaaagtTTTGATTGACATGTTTATATTTGAAACtaggaaaaacaaacaaacatgaatGGGTTACTCGTTATGTGAAAACCGAAAACAATTTCATAgattcaaatatttaaacattaaacatcatcatcatcataaaacgATACCATCATGTAACAATTTTCATCTCAATATTATATCTATCAAATAAATATACAAAACCTTTTTCCCcggagagagaaagagagtgTGTGAAAGAGAATCATCTCATATAACAAGTGTATTTTGATTACAAGAAAATTGTGTGGTAAAACGGTAAACGTTGCCCATTCGTTGTTGTCAGAGacttttacattttttttaccttaTCATAACACCATCCAATAACCAAAACGAAAACGGTATACatcagattttttcaattcgatgtttcataataataataataataataatgaaacatgaatgatgacaacaacagaaaagaTGGAATATATAACATTCATATAAATaccgaaaaataaaagaacaATGTATTTGTGAGAATTGAATCGGTAAGCATctgtgtctgtttttttttggggggatGAATGAGaagaagcagaaaaaaaatctcatcatcaacatcacgcGACAATTCCAATTCTCAACCTAGCATGGCGCCTTGgttgtattgttttttctacCATTCtcttttgttatttttttttcatttctttcaattcttttctctctctctgtctctcACATAATGTTCACCATATTGGATGAGAagacaaagcaaaaaaaaaattgttcagcttcattattattctgcaATCGAAATCGCACTGCTGTTGtgatcaccatttttttctttttatttttttttgtccatgtCTGGTGACaacacgttttttttcgctcttCATAACACAATggtacagaaaaaaaatcagaataaaaaacaatcaaattcttGTGATATGGAACGAAATAGACGagaaaaaactaaattattattttaaaccgaatttgttatttttgtttggacTTTCCGCGTTCATAcgaattgaaatatttgatttacCTTTTTCGATATTTCTTGTTGGTTTGGTTGTCTGGTTTTTATCTTGTCTATTGAGACAGATTGTCAATTATAATTACGACGATTTACGAATGCTATAATAGCTTGTGTGTTTCAACATTGTAATAGGATTCTctctcacttttttttgtaaattttttattgacaAAAGTTAGCTTGTCATTGTCAATCTTTTAGCCAATTAAATGTGACACTTTTTAACTTATTTTTTGAAACGTTAAttaactctttttttttattttttgtttacattcaCTCAGATCCAACCAATTTTATCCAGCCAATCGGATCGCCCACAACTACTCTACAACAgtcaaatgatcaaatatattttataataatattcatattgattCTGATCATATTAACTTTTGTCATCTATattgttttaaaatttcaacttCATCGACGACGTCATGGTGCCAAATCAACAGCTTCAcctttcaatcatcattcatggtTGAATGGTGGTACCGATTCGGATCATCTTTCTCATGGAAGTTTAGGTCCAATAGATCCTGAAGATTCTCTTGTACCGCAAACTTCTTTGACACCAACATTACTATTGTTACAACAACAGGATGGCCGATTTTATAATAAAGCTGTCAAACCCAGTggaaattataatcattatccgATGGAACCAATTTtatccaaacaacaacaatcggcATCAGCTACTccacaaaaaatgatgcttGTATCTCGActaaatcaatcgaatcaacaaaatggcATGTTGGATCATTTTCTGATGCAACCAGGTTCCGGTTCGAGTTTGCAATCAACTCCATTGCATCCGAAAGGTCATCCATTACCAACGATTcctcgtgatgatgatagcgtCAGTTTTCGAAGTGGTGGATCGAGCGCGAATCGTTATGAAGAACcgcaatttcatcattcacttGTCCAACCAATTTCCGGTGTCCGAAAATCAGTTAAAAAAGGCTCACCACATTCATCTAACGGTGGCAATGCTGGCActaatagtagtagtggaTCAGCCAACACTGCCCTCACTACTACCGCTAATGATATGAGTCAAAATGAATCCGAGCCAGATTATGCCGAACcaattataaatgaattcGAACAAACAACTAATATTCGACCTCCTTCGTTGACTACAGCGCCTCCTatttcaccatcaccacaaaaaaatctCCGTTATTCTTCGGAAGAATCTTCAGGTTGTTCGGATGGTTCGAATAACATTGGCTCTCTTTGTGGCCGACATGAGAAATTTCTTAAAATCAATCACGAATTAACTCGGTATGGACATTATTCTTCATTACCAAACCTTggtgtgtgtttatatttGCCACCCGAATTCCTCATTCTAACATCAAGCATGTCCGGTAATCATTCTATGAATCGAGCAACCGATGAATCAAATGGTGATTTATACATTCGTTATGGTATCGATACTCGTGCTCGATATCCTGGGCTATGTTCCTTAAGCTCAGTGATCACTTTAAATTTATCGAAACAACATCAGCATTATATTGATCTTAATCGTCCAGCTATACTCTCTTTTCGTCATTGTCTTTCATTTCCCAATCACCAACAACCTATTGATATGGCATCTCGAAAGAATTTAGTAATCATGTGGCAAAATCAACAAGAACACCAACACTcatctaaatcatcatccaaatggATTGAATTGATCCGTTTGGATGACCAACAAGATCCTAATTGCTATGCATACCTGGATTCGAATCATGTTTATCTAGTTACTCGATTATTGGGCCGATTCATGTTTTGTTATAAACATGATTTTTCTCAATATGGTTCAACATCCACGACTGCTGATTCAAATCTCGAATTACCATCTACATTTGGTTCGATTGGCCGATCTGCATCAAAAAGTGCAGAATCTTCAGTGATTTCTAAAATGgtcaatttttccatcaccATTGAACAATGTAGTCAAACTGAACATTtaatcaaatgttttgtATACGACAATTTACCCGCTTCTGTTTTAATGTTCCAGAATGATCAATTACcatcattaaattcatcTTCAGAGTCTACAGTGATGAATGGCCAAAATAAGCTTGTCCAAGTACTTATTGGGCGTATGTCCAATCCTTTAATAACAACAGCATATAATTCTTCTACTAAAATTTCCTTGCCGCCAAATCGCAGTTCAGCCCTTTGTTTTGAACTTATTCAACAAGCTAATTCTACTCCTTCACATTCTCGTATTCCAAATATTGGTTCTAATCCACGCATGGAAATTCCTTTGGAACATCTTTGCTCTTTAGGGCCTAATTCAATGCTCCATTGTTCTTTTATGGTGCCGAATGTCAGAAATACGAACATTTTAATCATGGATAATGACGAAAATttagttgatgataatgatgatgatcaagaacAAGATTCTGACGATGATATCGATTTGCAAGATTCTTATGATTCAGTTGATGATTCGAGTTTTTCTCCTACTTACGAAAATAAACCTACACGGCCGTACTCacgcagaaaaaaatcattattgaaaaagaattatagaaatttgaattatgaaATAAAAGTGTGGCAACAAAAACCCGAAACACGTAAACgtttgcatcatcatcattcgaatacAT
This is a stretch of genomic DNA from Dermatophagoides farinae isolate YC_2012a chromosome 2, ASM2471394v1, whole genome shotgun sequence. It encodes these proteins:
- the LOC124492796 gene encoding uncharacterized protein LOC124492796 isoform X3 codes for the protein MSRKASVSFAYLKKHFHLEPKSVRIALDDGKSSIQFRCQPPFGIPKPIVFWMRNDMIILESEPEHSSSSQSLSSSPSSSSSLKSSQKSQFLTEKFIRRKKNFPDKKVIRKKFISNNKTITNYSGNGGHRKRMAESVNNNYNDNYDEDEDDEMDDEDDDDDDDDDELEFDASKQPEKEIGSDDNDEDSILPHHFDLAAGHVSNSNNNNIPINYHMADDYSLVIKHVTMDDHANYTCGVYNVAGVRFTRPATLTVFVNGEWSNWGSWSPCQLAPGLTAQGLKCGIGTQKRVRHCSNPTPVNNGQFCPGESVQVTECTILCPPIDGFWSPWSQWSICSHECTQVRRRICNNPIPEYGGHDCFGSDFLIKNCTGGLCRKNFDPTNFIQPIGSPTTTLQQSNDQIYFIIIFILILIILTFVIYIVLKFQLHRRRHGAKSTASPFNHHSWLNGGTDSDHLSHGSLGPIDPEDSLVPQTSLTPTLLLLQQQDGRFYNKAVKPSGNYNHYPMEPILSKQQQSASATPQKMMLVSRLNQSNQQNGMLDHFLMQPGSGSSLQSTPLHPKGHPLPTIPRDDDSVSFRSGGSSANRYEEPQFHHSLVQPISGVRKSVKKGSPHSSNGGNAGTNSSSGSANTALTTTANDMSQNESEPDYAEPIINEFEQTTNIRPPSLTTAPPISPSPQKNLRYSSEESSGCSDGSNNIGSLCGRHEKFLKINHELTRYGHYSSLPNLGVCLYLPPEFLILTSSMSGNHSMNRATDESNGDLYIRYGIDTRARYPGLCSLSSVITLNLSKQHQHYIDLNRPAILSFRHCLSFPNHQQPIDMASRKNLVIMWQNQQEHQHSSKSSSKWIELIRLDDQQDPNCYAYLDSNHVYLVTRLLGRFMFCYKHDFSQYGSTSTTADSNLELPSTFGSIGRSASKSAESSVISKMVNFSITIEQCSQTEHLIKCFVYDNLPASVLMFQNDQLPSLNSSSESTVMNGQNKLVQVLIGRMSNPLITTAYNSSTKISLPPNRSSALCFELIQQANSTPSHSRIPNIGSNPRMEIPLEHLCSLGPNSMLHCSFMVPNVRNTNILIMDNDENLVDDNDDDQEQDSDDDIDLQDSYDSVDDSSFSPTYENKPTRPYSRRKKSLLKKNYRNLNYEIKVWQQKPETRKRLHHHHSNTLTLNYLNMRPLHRLPSSDSAQQYFYHEESCRLFGDSELELRRSMAERLDLSLYGNDLSPWKEWAMAMLMISRDNSHHGWLTYFERQPSPSIQLMELWESKTITELMIAMVDDKIGRRSHRKRNNNKQSSILMSTNPMKMKELFFSKLLHQIQTTIGGSSDLVDLILGHKF
- the LOC124492796 gene encoding uncharacterized protein LOC124492796 isoform X2; protein product: MISSTNETFSRSRPNNRSNIRFRHCIRPPDYYSTKWPILWMLCYSSILFISIEPIDGSITQEDANLTLTTSAILNLTSLHNPHVNLHSHNHHHHHHHQLNHQHNSSITNSSSTTTIKAIIEDDESSLPLLPLESSHPSLGIGSSTSSSSSSSTSSFDHTIHPDKNNPKGLRFEEEPADSYIVRSKSAILRCRTLNALNAWFTCNSGDERRIQSNQKISNYVDPQTGIRLIEIDLEITRSDVEEHTNSGYTNPYQCWCTAYGGHHQIMSRKASVSFALNGEWSNWGSWSPCQLAPGLTAQGLKCGIGTQKRVRHCSNPTPVNNGQFCPGESVQVTECTILCPPIDGFWSPWSQWSICSHECTQVRRRICNNPIPEYGGHDCFGSDFLIKNCTGGLCRKNFDPTNFIQPIGSPTTTLQQSNDQIYFIIIFILILIILTFVIYIVLKFQLHRRRHGAKSTASPFNHHSWLNGGTDSDHLSHGSLGPIDPEDSLVPQTSLTPTLLLLQQQDGRFYNKAVKPSGNYNHYPMEPILSKQQQSASATPQKMMLVSRLNQSNQQNGMLDHFLMQPGSGSSLQSTPLHPKGHPLPTIPRDDDSVSFRSGGSSANRYEEPQFHHSLVQPISGVRKSVKKGSPHSSNGGNAGTNSSSGSANTALTTTANDMSQNESEPDYAEPIINEFEQTTNIRPPSLTTAPPISPSPQKNLRYSSEESSGCSDGSNNIGSLCGRHEKFLKINHELTRYGHYSSLPNLGVCLYLPPEFLILTSSMSGNHSMNRATDESNGDLYIRYGIDTRARYPGLCSLSSVITLNLSKQHQHYIDLNRPAILSFRHCLSFPNHQQPIDMASRKNLVIMWQNQQEHQHSSKSSSKWIELIRLDDQQDPNCYAYLDSNHVYLVTRLLGRFMFCYKHDFSQYGSTSTTADSNLELPSTFGSIGRSASKSAESSVISKMVNFSITIEQCSQTEHLIKCFVYDNLPASVLMFQNDQLPSLNSSSESTVMNGQNKLVQVLIGRMSNPLITTAYNSSTKISLPPNRSSALCFELIQQANSTPSHSRIPNIGSNPRMEIPLEHLCSLGPNSMLHCSFMVPNVRNTNILIMDNDENLVDDNDDDQEQDSDDDIDLQDSYDSVDDSSFSPTYENKPTRPYSRRKKSLLKKNYRNLNYEIKVWQQKPETRKRLHHHHSNTLTLNYLNMRPLHRLPSSDSAQQYFYHEESCRLFGDSELELRRSMAERLDLSLYGNDLSPWKEWAMAMLMISRDNSHHGWLTYFERQPSPSIQLMELWESKTITELMIAMVDDKIGRRSHRKRNNNKQSSILMSTNPMKMKELFFSKLLHQIQTTIGGSSDLVDLILGHKF